One Streptomyces sp. 840.1 genomic window, CGAGCGGGATCTCCAGCTTCGTGCCGTCGTCGAAGGTACGGCTGTAGGAGTCGGTCACGTAGTGGTACGGACCGGCCACGACCGCCGTGATGTACGTGGAGATCGGCTTCGTCTCGGCGAACCGCCAGACCCCGCCGTCCCGGGACTCCTCGGCCCCGTTGCTCCACACCGTCCACGCCTCGGGCGCCGTCACCCGGAAGCGGAAGGGAGCCTTCAGGTCGGGCTGCTCGAAGTTGGCGAAGACCCGCCGCGAGTCCGCCGGCTCGTACTGCGTGTAGAGGTAGACCTCGCCGTCCTCCGGGTCGACGAAGCGGTGCATGCCCTCACCGGTGCGGCTGTACGCGCACTGCGCGTCCACCACCAGGACGTGCTCGCCCTCCGCCAGATCCGCCAGCGTCACCCGCGTCCCGTCGAAGACGGCCGCCGGGTCCAGCACCGTGCCGTCCAGCGTCACCGCGTTCACGGCCGGGGCGATCAGATCGGCGAAGGTCGACGCACCGGCGCGCGCCGTGCGGAACCGGATCGTGGTCACCGAGCGGAACGTCCGGGGGCCGGAGTCCGGGCCGCCGTCCCCGCCGGGCTCACCGATGGCGGAGCGGACGTCGAGCTCGACGTCGTAACCGTCGACGGTCATCAGCTCGGCCCGCTCGCGGGCCTCGTCGCGGGACAGGTTTTCACCGGGCACGATCACACTCCTTTGTGTCACGTTCGAATACTTTGATCCTCCCACGCCGCTTCCCGGCCGGGCGTGCGGGAATGGCCGGAGCGTCCCGGGGCGTTCTCGCGCACAGATGGAGATCGGTCCGCCTGAGGAGAGACATGTCTGAGAACAGCACGGCAACCCGCAAGATCCCCGCCGATTTCTGGTTCGACCCGCTCTGCCCCTGGGCCTGGATGACCTCCCGCTGGATGCTGGAGGTGGAGAAGGTCCGCGACGTCGAGGTCCGCTGGCACGTGATGAGCCTGGCCGTACTCAACGAGGACCGGCTGGACGAGCTGCCCGACGAGTACCGCGACCTCCTGGAGAACAAGGCCTGGGGCCCGGTCCGGGTGGTGATCGCCGCTCGGCAGAAGCACGGCGACGACATCGTCGGCCCGCTCTACACCGCGCTCGGCACCCGCTTCCACAACCGGGGCGAGGGGCCGACCCGCGAGGCGATCGTGGGCGCTCTGGAGGACGTCGGCCTGCCCGCCGAGCTCGCTGACCACGCGGACTCCGACGAGTACGACACGGAGCTGCGCGCCTCCCACAAGAAGGGCATCGACATGGTCGGCCAAGACGTCGGCACGCCCGTCATCGCCGTGCCCGGCGCGGACGGCGAGCAGATCGCCTTCTTCGGCCCCGTCGTGACCCCCGCCCCGAAGGGCGAGGACGCGGCGAAGCTGTGGGACGGCACCCTGCTCGTCGCCTCGATCCCCGGCTTCTACGAGATCAAGCGGACCCGGACCGCCGGGCCCGACTTCTCCTGAGCCCGAGGTGCGGGCCCCGTGCGACACGGGGCCCGCAACCGGCGGCCTCAGCCGTACAGCGCGTCCAGCCCAGGCAGCCGCTCCGCCAGCTCCTCCTCGTCGTCGAAGTCGAAGTCCCACGCGGGGTCCAGGTCCGGGAGATCGACGGTGAACGCCCCGCGGGGCAGCTGCTCGCCCGTCACCCGCCGGTAGGCGTCCCACGCGACCCCGAGCATCCGCTCGCACTCCAGCTCCTCGTACTCGGCCGAGGCCTCCTTGACCACCGGCAGCTCCGCCAGCGCGTCCGGATCCGCGACCACCCGCTCGAACACCTCCCGGCCCTGCGTCATGAGCCAGCCCCGGAAGTAGTCGAACCCGTCGTCCGAGCAGCCGCCGTTCACCAGGTACGCGGCCGCCCACAGCGGCGCCCGGTAGGAGGCCGCCATCAGGTCCCACAGCAACTGCTGCGCCGCGACGATCTCGTGTGCCGGCCGCCCGGTGAGCAGATCCGAGATCCGGTCGGCCACGCCATCCGCGTCCGCCGGGTCCCTGACCAGGGCGCGGGCGTCGTCGATCAGCTTCCAGAAGTCCTTGGAGTCCATGATGGGAAGCATGACGGAGGGGTCTGACACCACCGGGCCCCGAACGGCCCGCCGCCACCGGGCCGCCCGGCCCGGGAGACGGAGTACCGCATGAGAACACGGCCCGCACGCCCCTGCGAAGCCGGGGCACTGACCGAACTCGCCCTGCGCTCCAAGGCGTACTGGGGATACGACGAGGCGTTCATCGCCGCCTGCCGTGCCGAACTCACCATGACTCCGGACGACATCGGCCCCCGCCGGACCGTGGTCGCCGAGGAGGACGGCCGCATCCTCGGCTTCACCACCCTGGAGGGCGAGCCGCCCGCCGGGGTGCTCGGCATGATGTTCGCCGAGCCGGAGGTGGTCGGGCGCGGGGTGGGCCGGCTGCTCTTCGGGCACGTCGTCACCGAGGCCCGCAGGCTCGGGTTCGCCCGGTTCACGATCGACGCCGACCCGAACGCCGAACCGTTCTACCGGGCCATGGGCGCGGTCCGCATCGGCGCGACGCCGTCCGGATCGATCCCGGGCCGCGAACTGCCGCTGCTGGAGTTCACACTCGCGTCACGCCGAACTCTTGCCGGGGGCTCGAACTCTCGTTCATGATCGGCGGCATGCCAGCCGACGTCCGTACCGACGTGACACCGGACCCGGATCCCGTACCGGGCCCGCGCCTGCCGCGACAGGTCCGGATCGGATATGGGCTCGGCTCGCTGTGCACCGGCACGTTCGCCACCGTGCCCGGACTGATCCTGCTCTACTACCTCACCGACGTCCTGGCCGTGCCCGCCGCCGTCGCGGGCGCCGCCGTGTTCCTGCCCAAGGCCTGGGACGTCCTGATCAATCCGCTCGTCGGCGCCCTGTCCGACCGCAGCCGGCTGCGCGGCGGACCGCGCCGGCCGTTCCTGCTGACCGGCGCCTGCACCCTGCCGCCGCTCTTCGCGCTGATCTTCGCCGCACCGCCGCTGCGCGGCGCGGCCGCCGCCGGGTACGTCGCCGCCCTGTTCCTGCTGGCCGCGACCGCCTACGCCGTCTTCCAGGTGCCGTACGTGACGATGCCCGCCGAGATGACCGAGGACCCGGGCGAACGCCGCCGGGTGCTCGGCTGGCGGGTCACCTTCCTCGGCGTCGCCATCCTGCTGTCCGGCGCACTCGCCCCGGCCATCGCGCACGCCGACGGCGACACCCCGGAGAGCTACCGGCTGATGGGCCTCGCGGTCGCCGCGCTGCTCGCCGCCGGCATGTTCGGTGCCTGGTTCACCACCCGCCGGGCCCCGGCCGTCGCCCGCAGCGAGGCCGAACCCTCGCTGCGGGCCCAGCTCGCCGCCGTCCGCGCCAGCGGACCGTTCCGCCACCTCGCCGCCATGTGGACGCTCCAGGCCCTGGCGATCGGGGTGATGCTCGCGGGCGTCCAGTACTTCGCCACGTACACCCTCGGCTCACCCGGTGCCGTCACCCCGCTCTTCGCCTGCCTGATCGGCCCGCTCGTGCTGTTCATGCCCCTGTGGAACCGGCTGGCCCGGCTGCGCGGCACGAAGTACGCCCAGGGGTGCGCCTCGGCGCTCTACCTCGCCGGAGCGGTCGCGCTCGCCTTCACCCGGCAGGGCGGACCGGCCCTCGGCTATGCGGCCACCGCCGTCATCGGCATCGCCTACGCCGGGCTCCAGCTGCTGCCGCTCACCATGCTGGCGGACACCATCGCCGACGATGCGGCGCGCACCGGGAAGCGGCGCGCCGCGACGTTCACCGGGCTCTGGACCGCCGCCGAGACCCTGGCCTTCGCGCTGGGCGCCGGGCTGTTCGCGCTCGTCCTGGCCGCGACCGGGTTCCGCTCCTCCGACGCGGGCCACCGGGTGGAGCAGCCCGGCGCGGCGCTGGACGGGATCGCCCTGGGCATGAGCGTGCTGCCCGCCGTCCTGGCCGCCGCGAGCCTGTGGATGCTGCACCGCTACCGAGACCCACTCCAGGAAGAGCCCGCCCATGCCGACTGACCCCGCACCCGCCGTCCCCGCCACTGACGTACTGGCCGAACTCGCCGCCCTGCGCGGCGCCGACGCCCCCACCCGGGGCGGCCGGACCTTCGCCTACGTCTACGACGCGGGGCTGGCGGGCCTCGACGAGCTGGCGGCCGCCGCGTACTCGGCGTACGCGACCGTCAACGGCCTGGACCCCACGGTCTTCCCGAGCGTCGCCCGGCTGGAGAACGACGTGGTGGGCGCGGCGGCCGCGCTGCTGGGCGGGACCGGCGCGCAGGGCACGTTCACCAGCGGCGGCACGGAGTCGATCCTGCTGGCGGTGAAGACCGCCCGCGACCACGCGAAGGCCGAACGCGGAGTGAGTGAACCCCAGTTGGTGCTGGCGTCCACCGCCCACGCCGCCTTCCACAAGGCGGCCGCCTACCTGGGCCTGGAACCGGTCGTGGTGCCCGTGGACCGTTCCACCTACCGGGCCGACGCCGCCGCCATGGCCGCCGCGATCACCCCGCGCACCGCCCTCGTCGTCGCCTCGGCACCCTCGTACGCCCACGGGGTCCTCGACCCGGTCCCCGAGATCGCCTCGGCCGCCGCCGCGCGGGGTGTGCTGTGCCACGTGGACGCCTGCATCGGCGGCTGGCTGCTGCCCCATCTGCGGCGCGCGGGACAGGAGATACCGCCGTTCGACCTCTCCGTACCCGGCGTCACCTCGCTCTCCGTCGACCTGCACAAATACGGCTACGCCGACAAGGGCGCCTCCGTGGTGCTCTACCGGGACGCGGAACTCCGCCGCCACCAGTACTTCGCCCACGCGGGCTGGCCCGGCTACCCGGTCGTCAACCCGACCGTCCAGGGAACCAAGTCGGCGGGGCTGCTGGCGCAGGCGTGGGCGGTCCTGCGGTACGTCGGCGACGACGGCTACACCGCCCTGGCCGCCCGGGTCGCCGAGGCCTCGGGCCGGCTGCTCGCGGGGCTGCGCGCGACGGCGGACGTCCGGGTGCTCGGCGACCCCTCGGCGGGACTCGTCGCCTTCACGGTCCTGGCCGGGCCGGACGGCGCCCCGGACCTGAGCCTGCTGCTGCACCTCGCGGACGAGATGCGCGGGCGCGGCTGGTACCTCCAGCCGCAGCTCTCCTTCGACGGACTGCCGCCCAACCTCCACCTCACCCTGACCCCCGCAACGGTCGGCCAGGTGGACGCCCTGCTCCGCGACCTGGACACGGCGCTGCACGCCGCCCGCGCCCTGCCCCCGGTCACGGTGGACCCGGCCCTGGCCGAACTGGCCGCCGGCCTCGACCCGTCGAAGCTCGGCCCGGACGAGATCGAGGCGGTACTCGCCTTCGCGGGCCTCACCGGCGAGGGCGGCCTGCCCACCCGCATGGCCCCGGTCCTGATCCTCCTGGACGCCCTGCCGGGACCGCTGAAGGAACGGCTGCTCGCGGAGTTCGTGGGGTCGGTGTTCCGGATCTGAGGGGCGGCGAGCGGGCGGGGGGCGGCCCAGGAGGGCGCTCCTCGCCCCGGCCCCTCTTCCGGACCCCGGCTCAGGCGTAGAAGTCCCGCTGCCACCGGTGCTTCGCCAGCACGGCGAGCTGGTCCGGGGTGAGCGGGTGGCCGTCGCTCAGGGCGGTGTTGCGCTCCACGTTGCGGACGCTGCGCATCCCGGGGATGACGGTGGAGACCGTGGGCGAGCTCAGTACGAACCGCAGCGCGTGCTCCGCGACGGCGTCCGGTTCGATGCCCAGGTCCGCGACGATCGCCGCCACCCGGCGCTCGACCTGGGCCGGGCGGTCGTCGCGGAAGTAGCGGTTGCGCCAGTCGCCCTCGGGGAACGTCGTGTCCGCGGTGATCCGGCCGGTCAGCCCGCCCTCGTCCAGGGCCACCCGGACGACGACCCCGACACCGTGCTCCTCGCAGGCGGGCAGCAGTTCGTCGGCCGGTGACTGGTCGAACACGTTGTAGATGACCTGCACGCTGTCCACCGCGCCGCTGCGGACCAGCGCGAGCGCGCTCCCGGGCCGGTGGTCGTTGACGGAGACGCCGAACAGGCGGATCTTCCCCTCGCGCTTCAGCTCGGTGACCGTCTCCAGCCAGTCCCCGCGCCCCACCCACTCGTCGTGCCAGACGTGGAACTGGAGCACGTCGAAGTGGTCCAGGCCGGACGCGCGCAGACTGGTCTCCAGGCTCGCGCGGATGTACTCGCCCGGGAAGGCCTCTGCCGGGTCCGTGCCGTCGGCCGGGGGCCAGACGCCGTTCTTCGGCGGCACCTTGGTCGCGACCAGTACCTCGTCCCCGGCCCGCTCCCGCACCATCTGACCGACGATGCGCTCGCTCTCGCCGTAGCCGCGTGCCGTGTCGATGAAGTTCACCCCGAGGTCGACGGCCCGGTGGAGGGCGCGCAGGGATTCGTCCTCCGTCGCGCCCACCCAGCTGGACTCGCCGATGCCCCAGGCGCCGTAGCCGATCTCGGACACGGACATTCCGCTGCGGCCCAGCTCGCGGTAGCGCACAGCCATCCTCCAGGTGATCGTCCGGGGCCGGTGCGGGGCCGTGGCTCCTCACCGGCAATCGAAGCTGACGATAGGCGACCCGTGCGCCGGGGGCAGCTGGGTTTCGGTGCGCCCGGCGGGGGAGCGGTGCCCAGGGCCTACGGGGTGACCAGGCTCTGGACCGTGACCGGGTCGCCCACGCTCACCGCGCCCTCGCAGACCACCGCGTTCTTCACGCCGAAGCTGACCCGGTTCCCGTACTCCGCCTCGCGGCGGTACGTCGCCAGGGTCCGGACCGGCTCCGGACCCCGGCGCAGGCCGGTGACCTGGTCGACGAGCGGGACGCTGCACCGCGTCGCCCGTACCGAGTGGGCCAGTTCGACGGAGCCCAGGGTCATCCGGCGCACCCGGTCCTCGAAGTGCGGTTCGTCCTTGCCGGTCAGCACGATGTTGGGGCGGAAGCGGTCCATCGGGACGGCTGCCGCGTCGCCCCGGGCGGAGATACGGGAGTTGAGGTCGTCCAGGGAGGCCGTCGAGGTCACCAGTACCGCGTGCGCGTCCGCGAAGTTGACCTTGCCGGGGGTCTCGCCCCAGCCGTCCCGGTCGAAGCCGGGGGCCGCCCGCACCAGGCGGGACTTGGCGCCGAGCACGTCGGAGAACCACTCCGCGACCGCGTCCCCCTGATCGACGGCCGCGCCGAGGGGGCGGTCGAACATGCTGACGTCGCGGCGCGGGCCGTCCCGGTCGACGTCCAGGAGCAGCGGCTCGACGCCCTCGGCCGAGAGTGCCAGCGCCGCCCCGGACCGCAGGACGGCGACCTTGATGGCGGCCATCGCCGGGTGGGTGCGCTGGCTCCGGAAGGCGCCTTCGCCGGCGTCCACCACCATGAAGGTCCGGTCGTGTTCGAGGCCGGCCCCGAGGACCCGCGCGGAGTCGGTGGCGGTCCCCGCGCAGCCCTTGACCGGGTAGTACACCAGCTCTCGCACGGTGATCGTCATGATGTCCTCTCCGGGGAAAACGCTGGGGCCGCCATCATCCCATTCGCTCGGCATGAGGTAAGTTCCCTTTGGGAACTTAAGTGGTACGGAGAGGGGACATGCCATGACGCAGGCGCTGTGGGCCGAGGTCGACGACTACTTCAACGCTCTGCTGGTGGGTTCGGACGAGGCCCTGGACGCGGCCGTGGAGGCCAGCGAGAAGGCCGGGCTGCCGGCGATCCAGGTCGCGGCCAACCAGGGCAAGCTGCTGAACCTGCTGGCCCGGCTCCAGGGGGCGCGCACCGTGCTGGAGATCGGCACCCTGGGCGGGTACAGCACCATCTGGCTGGCCCGCGCGCTCCCCGAGGGCGGGAGGGTCGTCACGCTCGAAGCCGATCCGGAGTGCGCCGAGGTGGCGCGCCGGAACATCGAGCGCGCCGGGCTCGCGGATGTCGTGGAGATCCGGGTCGGCCTGGCCCTCGACACGCTGCCGGCCCTCGCGGAGCAGGGGTACGGGCCGTTCGACGTCGTGTTCATCGACGCCGACAAGCCGAGCAACCCCGACTACCTGGCCTGGTCCCTGAAGCTGACCCGGCCCGGGAGCCTGATCGTCGCGGACAACGTCGTGCGCGACGGAGAGGTGGCCGACGAGGCCAGCGAGGACCCGAAGGTGCGGGGCGTGCGCCGGTTCACCGAACTCGTCGCCGCCGAGCCGACCCTGACCGCGACCGCGCTCCAGACCGTCGGCACCAAGGGCTACGACGGCCTGCTGATGGCCCTGGTCACGGAGTAGCCGCCGACCGCCGCCCGCGCCGCGCGGGCATGGAAGGGCCCCCGCGAGTCATGTCCTCGCGGGGGCCCTTCGTTCATCCGCCTGCCCGGTGAAGGTTGAGAAGACGATCACGAGGCAGGGCGTTCACGGCGCTCCTGGGGTCAGGGGGCGAGCAGCAGTACGTCCGCGCGCTCCTTCGCGGCCGCGTACCGCTTCGCCACGTCCTGCCAGTTGACGACGCGCCACATCGCCTCGATGAAGTCGACCTTCTGGTTCTTGTACTGCAGGTAGAAGGCGTGCTCCCAGGCGTCGAAGACGAGGACCGGGACCGAGCCCTGGCCCACGTTGCCCTGGTGGTCGTAGACCTGCTCGACGATCAGCTTGCCGCTGACCGGCTCGTACGCGAGGACGCCCCAGCCGGAGCCCTGCGTGGTGGCCGCGGCCTTCGTCAGCTGGGACTTGAAGCCCGCGAAGGAGCCGAAGGACTCGGTGATCGCGTCCGCGAGGCCGCCGACACCGTCGGCGGCCAGCGGCTCGCCGCCGCCGTCACCGGTCATGTTGTGCCAGTAGATCGAGTGCAGGATGTGGCCGGAGAGGTGGAACGCGAGGTTCTTCTGGAGCCCGTTGATCGCTCCCCAGGCCTCCTTGTCGCGCGCTTCCTCCAGCTGCTCCAGGGTGTCGTTCGCGCCCTTGACGTACGCGGCGTGGTGCTTGTCGTGGTGGAGCTCGATGATCTGCGGATTGATGACCGGTTCGAGCGCCGCGTAGTCGTAGGGGAGTTCCGGGAGCGTGTACGTGGCCATGGTTTGTAGCCTCCAGCTGCTGTCCTGTTGTTATTGCAACCTATATGCAAGAGCAGGCTAACAGCAGGAGCGTGTGGAGTTGATCAGTCCTTCGGACCAGGTCTCCGGTCCGAGAGGGGTCAGGTCTCCGGCCGGAGAGGGGTCGGGTCTGCGGCCGGAGAGGGGTCGGGTCTGCGTCCGGACCGGGCCGGGTCTCCGTTCCGGTCCGGCGGGTCCGTCCGGACGGGTGCCGGGTCCCTCCGGCTGAGCGGGCGGGGCTGCACGGCGGCTCCGGGGTACGGTATGGGGCATTTCGCCCTACCATTCTGCCTAAGGTGATGTTTGCGCACCCGCACCCCGCGTTCCGCAATCGACCGACGGAGGGCCGAGTCCTTGACCGGCGAACTGGGCAGGCTGGAGGCGCTGCGGCTGGCCGGGCTGACGGCGGCGGCCGACCCCGGCATGGACCGGTTCGCAGGGCTGGTCGCCCGGTTCCTGCGCGTCCCAGTGGCGCTCGTGTCGCTGCTGGAGACGGACCGGCAGGTCTTCCCGGGCATGGTCGGTCTCCAGGAGCCCTGGGCGGGGCGGCGGCAGACCCCGCTGACCCACTCCTTCTGCCAGCACGTCGTCGCCAGCGGCGAGCCCCTGATCCTCGGCGACTCGCGGCAGTACCCGCTCACCTGTACCAGCCTGGCCATCCCCGACCTTCAGGTGATCGCCTACGCGGGTATGCCGCTGACCGACGCCGACGGGCAGGTACTGGGGTCGCTGTGCGCCATCGACCACCGGCCCCGTGAGTGGACCGAGGCCGAGCTGCGCGACCTCGACGACCTCACCGCCGCGTGCTCCGTGGAGCTGCGGCTGCGCATCGCCAGCGAACAGATCCGGCGTGATCGCGACCTTGCCGACCTGCTGCTGCGTGCCTCGGTCGAACTGGCCCACGGGCATGACCTGACCGACATCGTGCGCCGGCTGCGCGGGCTGTTCGAGGGCCCGGACCAGCCGAAGTTCGTGGGGCTGCTTCTCGCCGAGGGCCGGGGGCTGCGACGGGTGATCGACCCGGAGTGCGTGGAGCCGGTGGAGAGCAGGCTCCACCGCTTCGAGGAAGGCCGCGGATTTCCCAGCCTGCGGGCGATGGCGGAGCAGCGGACCGTCTTCGTCCCCGACCGGGCCGCCCTGCTCGCCGACTACGGTCCCGAGGCCGTCGCCGGGTACGACTCGCTGTCGCTCGAATCCGCCCTGTGCGTGCCGCTGGCCAACGAGCGGGGGGTGCTGCTGTGGTGCTGGGCCGACTCCCACGTCCTCGGCGTGACCGAGCGCGCGGTCCTCACGGCCGTCGCCGGGTACGCCGGGCAGGCGGTGGAGCGCACTCTGTTCGTCGAGAACCGGCTCAGCGCCGCCGAGCAGCTCCAGGCCGCCATGCTCACCGAGCTTCCCGCCGTGCCCGGACTGGAGATCGCCGCCCTGTATCTGCCCGCCGCCGACCAGGACATGGTGGGCGGCGACTGGTACGACGCCTACCGGCTTCCGGCCTCCCCGGACGGCGGACCGGGTGGGCTGATGCTGTCCATCGGAGACGTCATCGGGCACGACATGGCCGCCGCCGCCGTGATGGGCCAGGTCCGCAGCATGCTCCGCCAGGCCACCCTGGGGCACCCCGGCCACTCGCCCGCCGCCGCGCTGGCGGCCGTCGACCACAGCTTCGCCGTACTGCCGCTGGGGCCGGGCGGCACCGCCGTGCACGCCCGTCTGGACCCGGGCGCCGGTCACTGGCGGCTGACCTGGTCCAACGCCGGGCACCCGCCGCCGCTGCTACGCCTGCCCGACGGCCGCGTGGAGACCCTGCGGGAACACGATCTGCTCCTGCTCGGCTCGCTGAGCGGCCACGGCCGCCACGACCACACGTACGAGCTGCCCCCGGGCAGTGTGCTCGTCCTGTACACCGACGGACTGGTGGAGCGTCGGGACAGCGACATCGACGCACGGGTCGAGCAGGCGGCGCTCGCCGTGGCCCGGCACGGTGAGCGCCCGCTGTCCCTGCTGCTGCAGACGCTGTCCCGGGAGACGCAGGACACCCCTCATCGGGACGACGTGGCGGTCCTGGCCGTCCGTATCACCAACTGACCCCGCCGGCAGGGCGGGGCGGCTGGGCCGGCCGCTCAGCCGGCCGTGCCCGCCGACCGCCGCTGGCGTACGGCGCCGATGACGATCAGGACCACCGTCAGCGCGCCCGTCGCCAGCAGCTGGTCGCGGGTGTCGGGCTGGCGGAGCATCAGGACGAAGATGCCCACCATGGCCAGCAGCGCCACCACCGTCAGGACCGGGAACAGCCACATCCGGACCACCAGCTTCTGCGGCTCCTCGCGCTCCAGCCGGGCGCGCAGGATCAGCTGGGAGACGGCGATGAAGATCCAGACGACCAGGATCACCGCACCGGTCATGTTGAGCAGCCAGGGGAACACGTCGTCGGGCCGCCAGTAGCTCAGCAGCACGCACAGGA contains:
- a CDS encoding DsbA family protein gives rise to the protein MSENSTATRKIPADFWFDPLCPWAWMTSRWMLEVEKVRDVEVRWHVMSLAVLNEDRLDELPDEYRDLLENKAWGPVRVVIAARQKHGDDIVGPLYTALGTRFHNRGEGPTREAIVGALEDVGLPAELADHADSDEYDTELRASHKKGIDMVGQDVGTPVIAVPGADGEQIAFFGPVVTPAPKGEDAAKLWDGTLLVASIPGFYEIKRTRTAGPDFS
- a CDS encoding DUF4240 domain-containing protein, translating into MDSKDFWKLIDDARALVRDPADADGVADRISDLLTGRPAHEIVAAQQLLWDLMAASYRAPLWAAAYLVNGGCSDDGFDYFRGWLMTQGREVFERVVADPDALAELPVVKEASAEYEELECERMLGVAWDAYRRVTGEQLPRGAFTVDLPDLDPAWDFDFDDEEELAERLPGLDALYG
- a CDS encoding GNAT family N-acetyltransferase — encoded protein: MRTRPARPCEAGALTELALRSKAYWGYDEAFIAACRAELTMTPDDIGPRRTVVAEEDGRILGFTTLEGEPPAGVLGMMFAEPEVVGRGVGRLLFGHVVTEARRLGFARFTIDADPNAEPFYRAMGAVRIGATPSGSIPGRELPLLEFTLASRRTLAGGSNSRS
- a CDS encoding MFS transporter, which encodes MPADVRTDVTPDPDPVPGPRLPRQVRIGYGLGSLCTGTFATVPGLILLYYLTDVLAVPAAVAGAAVFLPKAWDVLINPLVGALSDRSRLRGGPRRPFLLTGACTLPPLFALIFAAPPLRGAAAAGYVAALFLLAATAYAVFQVPYVTMPAEMTEDPGERRRVLGWRVTFLGVAILLSGALAPAIAHADGDTPESYRLMGLAVAALLAAGMFGAWFTTRRAPAVARSEAEPSLRAQLAAVRASGPFRHLAAMWTLQALAIGVMLAGVQYFATYTLGSPGAVTPLFACLIGPLVLFMPLWNRLARLRGTKYAQGCASALYLAGAVALAFTRQGGPALGYAATAVIGIAYAGLQLLPLTMLADTIADDAARTGKRRAATFTGLWTAAETLAFALGAGLFALVLAATGFRSSDAGHRVEQPGAALDGIALGMSVLPAVLAAASLWMLHRYRDPLQEEPAHAD
- a CDS encoding aminotransferase class V-fold PLP-dependent enzyme, whose translation is MPTDPAPAVPATDVLAELAALRGADAPTRGGRTFAYVYDAGLAGLDELAAAAYSAYATVNGLDPTVFPSVARLENDVVGAAAALLGGTGAQGTFTSGGTESILLAVKTARDHAKAERGVSEPQLVLASTAHAAFHKAAAYLGLEPVVVPVDRSTYRADAAAMAAAITPRTALVVASAPSYAHGVLDPVPEIASAAAARGVLCHVDACIGGWLLPHLRRAGQEIPPFDLSVPGVTSLSVDLHKYGYADKGASVVLYRDAELRRHQYFAHAGWPGYPVVNPTVQGTKSAGLLAQAWAVLRYVGDDGYTALAARVAEASGRLLAGLRATADVRVLGDPSAGLVAFTVLAGPDGAPDLSLLLHLADEMRGRGWYLQPQLSFDGLPPNLHLTLTPATVGQVDALLRDLDTALHAARALPPVTVDPALAELAAGLDPSKLGPDEIEAVLAFAGLTGEGGLPTRMAPVLILLDALPGPLKERLLAEFVGSVFRI
- a CDS encoding aldo/keto reductase — protein: MRYRELGRSGMSVSEIGYGAWGIGESSWVGATEDESLRALHRAVDLGVNFIDTARGYGESERIVGQMVRERAGDEVLVATKVPPKNGVWPPADGTDPAEAFPGEYIRASLETSLRASGLDHFDVLQFHVWHDEWVGRGDWLETVTELKREGKIRLFGVSVNDHRPGSALALVRSGAVDSVQVIYNVFDQSPADELLPACEEHGVGVVVRVALDEGGLTGRITADTTFPEGDWRNRYFRDDRPAQVERRVAAIVADLGIEPDAVAEHALRFVLSSPTVSTVIPGMRSVRNVERNTALSDGHPLTPDQLAVLAKHRWQRDFYA
- a CDS encoding MOSC domain-containing protein, with the translated sequence MTITVRELVYYPVKGCAGTATDSARVLGAGLEHDRTFMVVDAGEGAFRSQRTHPAMAAIKVAVLRSGAALALSAEGVEPLLLDVDRDGPRRDVSMFDRPLGAAVDQGDAVAEWFSDVLGAKSRLVRAAPGFDRDGWGETPGKVNFADAHAVLVTSTASLDDLNSRISARGDAAAVPMDRFRPNIVLTGKDEPHFEDRVRRMTLGSVELAHSVRATRCSVPLVDQVTGLRRGPEPVRTLATYRREAEYGNRVSFGVKNAVVCEGAVSVGDPVTVQSLVTP
- a CDS encoding O-methyltransferase, which gives rise to MTQALWAEVDDYFNALLVGSDEALDAAVEASEKAGLPAIQVAANQGKLLNLLARLQGARTVLEIGTLGGYSTIWLARALPEGGRVVTLEADPECAEVARRNIERAGLADVVEIRVGLALDTLPALAEQGYGPFDVVFIDADKPSNPDYLAWSLKLTRPGSLIVADNVVRDGEVADEASEDPKVRGVRRFTELVAAEPTLTATALQTVGTKGYDGLLMALVTE
- a CDS encoding superoxide dismutase → MATYTLPELPYDYAALEPVINPQIIELHHDKHHAAYVKGANDTLEQLEEARDKEAWGAINGLQKNLAFHLSGHILHSIYWHNMTGDGGGEPLAADGVGGLADAITESFGSFAGFKSQLTKAAATTQGSGWGVLAYEPVSGKLIVEQVYDHQGNVGQGSVPVLVFDAWEHAFYLQYKNQKVDFIEAMWRVVNWQDVAKRYAAAKERADVLLLAP
- a CDS encoding GAF domain-containing SpoIIE family protein phosphatase, whose translation is MDRFAGLVARFLRVPVALVSLLETDRQVFPGMVGLQEPWAGRRQTPLTHSFCQHVVASGEPLILGDSRQYPLTCTSLAIPDLQVIAYAGMPLTDADGQVLGSLCAIDHRPREWTEAELRDLDDLTAACSVELRLRIASEQIRRDRDLADLLLRASVELAHGHDLTDIVRRLRGLFEGPDQPKFVGLLLAEGRGLRRVIDPECVEPVESRLHRFEEGRGFPSLRAMAEQRTVFVPDRAALLADYGPEAVAGYDSLSLESALCVPLANERGVLLWCWADSHVLGVTERAVLTAVAGYAGQAVERTLFVENRLSAAEQLQAAMLTELPAVPGLEIAALYLPAADQDMVGGDWYDAYRLPASPDGGPGGLMLSIGDVIGHDMAAAAVMGQVRSMLRQATLGHPGHSPAAALAAVDHSFAVLPLGPGGTAVHARLDPGAGHWRLTWSNAGHPPPLLRLPDGRVETLREHDLLLLGSLSGHGRHDHTYELPPGSVLVLYTDGLVERRDSDIDARVEQAALAVARHGERPLSLLLQTLSRETQDTPHRDDVAVLAVRITN